Proteins co-encoded in one Malus domestica chromosome 09, GDT2T_hap1 genomic window:
- the LOC103421823 gene encoding GDSL esterase/lipase APG-like precursor, translating to MESHFLRAAAFGLVLAFAFVIGGNYAQESTTLVPAIMTFGDSAVDVGNNDYLPTIFKANYPPYGRDFVSHQPTGRFCNGKLATDITADTLGFTTYPPAYLSPQASGKNLLIGANFASAASGYDEKAATLNHAIPLSQQLQYYKEYQTKLAKVAGSKKAASIIKDALYLLSAGNSDFLQNYYVNPFVNKVYTPDQYGSILVGVFQGFVKDLYHLGARKIGVTSLPPLGCLPAAITLFGNHEQRCVARINSDAQGFNKKINSAAGNLQKQLSGLNIVIFDIYKPLYDVIKAPANYGFTEARRGCCGTGIVETTSLLCNPKSIGTCSNATQYVFWDSVHPSQAANQVLADALITQGISLIG from the exons ATGGAAAGCCATTTCTTGAGAGCAGCagcttttggtttggttttggcttTTGCGTTTGTGATTGGAGGAAATTATGCACAAGAGTCAACCACTCTTGTTCCGGCAATCATGACGTTTGGAGACTCTGCAGTTGATGTGGGCAACAATGACTACCTCCCTACCATTTTCAAGGCTAATTACCCTCCTTATGGAAGGGACTTTGTGAGCCATCAGCCTACTGGGAGGTTTTGCAATGGCAAACTGGCAACTGACATCACTG CCGACACTCTGGGGTTCACTACTTATCCGCCGGCGTATCTTAGCCCCCAAGCATCAGGGAAAAACCTTCTGATCGGAGCCAACTTCGCTTCAGCTGCATCGGGTTACGATGAAAAGGCAGCAACCTTAAAC CATGCAATCCCATTGTCCCAGCAGCTGCAATATTATAAGGAATACCAGACAAAGCTCGCCAAGGTAGCAGGCAGCAAGAAAGCGGCGTCGATCATCAAGGATGCTCTCTATTTACTGAGTGCCGGAAACAGTGACTTTCTTCAGAATTACTATGTCAACCCTTTTGTTAACAAAGTCTACACTCCTGACCAGTATGGCTCCATCCTTGTTGGTGTCTTCCAAGGCTTCGTTAAG GATTTGTACCACCTGGGAGCCAGGAAGATCGGTGTGACCTCACTCCCTCCATTGGGTTGCCTTCCGGCTGCAATCACCTTATTTGGAAACCATGAGCAAAGATGTGTCGCTAGAATCAACTCCGATGCCCAAGGGTTTAACAAGAAGATAAACTCCGCAGCGGGAAATCTCCAAAAGCAACTTTCCGGTCTTAACATCGTCATCTTCGACATTTACAAGCCGCTCTATGATGTCATTAAAGCCCCAGCAAATTACG GATTCACTGAAGCGAGGAGAGGTTGCTGTGGAACGGGAATTGTAGAGACAACATCACTGCTGTGCAATCCCAAGTCGATTGGAACTTGTTCTAATGCGACTCAATACGTGTTTTGGGACAGCGTCCATCCGTCTCAAGCCGCTAACCAAGTTCTTGCCGATGCATTGATCACCCAAGGCATCTCCCTCATTGGATAA
- the LOC103421822 gene encoding polyadenylate-binding protein 6-like, giving the protein MAAELSDPKTPVPPPPPAPPLTPTVTVRPQAPADPEKKFSLYVGDLDPYVTDDDLLATFRFIGPIASVRVCRDSHSGESLRYGYVNFYSHSHASKAMACLNYTELKGKTMRIMWYQRDPAPRKTGLGNVFVKNLNPEITSTHLQDMFREFGTILSCKVAEINGKSKGFGFVQFEKEESAMAAVNALNDTIIKGKKLYVSKFVKKSERIPAQDESKFTNLFVKNLDEHVTEDLLREMFSQYGSVHSLVIMKDEKGKSKGFGFVNFESPEEAKKAVEGMNGALLGSKHLFVGRAQRKAERERLLKCKEEMLNSQIEKLESMNLYVKNLAESVDDSKLGEHFSAFGKILSAKVMRDGNGMSRGFGFVCFSTLQEAAKALSNLNGAMFEGRKLYVAVAQRKEDRCKALQDYCTLQLPQRSLQSPNWPALHPVQYSVSPRPPTAPLLCPPVMHQSFGTNVDAHYPFVLSRQPQWGSSTRNENFQKNSRTYANSNVHTNSWNHGGYEATGNRKKVYKQSGAAAGSSRSATTGGRAPLTEASITGSSNSKTTLRDRRRLFVENLQPGRAAQITGTSGMLWELNSSEKAAAQVLKVANGTRTSADRPCSLRVAAT; this is encoded by the exons ATGGCGGCAGAGCTCTCAGACCCCAAAACCCCAgtgccgccaccaccaccagccCCTCCACTAACGCCGACAGTAACGGTGCGACCGCAGGCGCCGGCCGATCCTGAGAAGAAGTTCTCGCTGTATGTAGGCGACCTGGACCCATACGTCACCGACGACGACCTCCTCGCTACTTTTCGTTTCATCGGTCCCATCGCCTCCGTCCGTGTCTGCCGTGACTCTCACTCCGGCGAGTCCCTCCGCTACGGCTATGTCAACTTCTACTCACACTCTCACG CATCCAAGGCTATGGCTTGTCTGAACTACACTGAGCTGAAAGGGAAAACCATGAGAATAATGTGGTATCAGAGGGATCCCGCTCCAAGGAAAACTGGTCTTGGAAATGTCTTTGTGAAGAACCTGAACCCTGAAATCACCAGCACTCACTTGCAGGACATGTTCAGGGAGTTCGGGACTATACTCTCTTGCAAGGTAGCCGAAATAAATGGGAAGAgcaagggttttgggtttgtcCAGTTTGAAAAAGAGGAATCGGCTATGGCTGCTGTCAATGCTCTCAATGATACAATCATTAAGGGGAAGAAGTT ATATGTATCGAAATTTGTGAAGAAAAGTGAGAGGATACCAGCCCAGGATGAATCCAAATTTACGAATCTGTTTGTGAAAAATCTGGATGAACATGTAACTGAAGATCTGCTTCGAGAGATGTTCTCTCAGTACGGAAGTGTTCATAGTCTTGTCATCATGAAGGATGAGAAAGGGAAGTCAAAAGGTTTCGGGTTTGTCAACTTTGAGTCACCAGAAGAGGCTAAGAAGGCTGTTGAGGGAATGAATGGTGCACTGCTGG GATCAAAACATTTGTTTGTAGGAAGGGCTCAAAGGAAAGCTGAGAGGGAAAGGCTTTTAAAATGTAAAGAGGAAATGCTGAACAGTCAGATTGAGAAACTTGAGTCTATGAATCTCTATGTTAAGAATCTAGCTGAATCTGTTGATGATAGCAAATTAGGAGAACATTTCAGTGCCTTTGGGAAGATTCTATCTGCGAAAGTGATGCGTGATGGCAACGGGATGAGCAGaggttttggttttgtttgcTTCTCAACTCTTCAAGAAGCTGCAAAAGCTCTCAGTAATCTTAATG GAGCTATGTTTGAAGGACGAAAACTTTATGTGGCTGTAGCTCAACGAAAAGAAGATCGCTGCAAGGCTTTGCAAGATTACTGTACTCTTCAGCTACCACAAAGATCTTTGCAATCTCCAAACTGGCCTGCCCTGCACCCGGTCCAGTACAGCGTTTCCCCAAGGCCTCCTACGGCTCCTCTGTTATGCCCGCCAGTCATGCATCAAAGTTTTGGTACTAATGTTGATGCGCATTACCCTTTT GTTCTAAGCAGACAACCACAGTGGGGTAGCAGCACTAGGAATGAGAATTTCCAGAAGAAT TCCAGGACATATGCTAACTCAAATGTTCATACCAACTCTTGGAATCATGGAGGTTATGAAGCTACAGGAAACCGGAAGAAGGTTTACAAACAGAGCGGAGCCGCTGCAGGAAGTTCAAGATCAGCAACTACAGGAGGCAGAGCTCCTCTCACTGAAGCATCAATCACTGGGAGCTCCAACTCGAAGACAACTCTAAGGGATCGACGCCGCTTGTTTGTTGAGAACCTTCAG CCTGGGCGTGCAGCACAGATAACAGGAACATCGGGAATGCTGTGGGAGTTGAACAGTTCTGAGAAAGCAGCAGCTCAAGTTTTGAAGGTGGCAAATGGTACCAGGACCAGCGCAGATCGTCCATGTTCGCTAAGGGTGGCCGCTACTTGA
- the LOC103443726 gene encoding protein CHUP1, chloroplastic isoform X2, whose translation MHMPKVCNVNCTSSVSPCSKHGGGKDGLLLPVFNELVEEFDFGAANSGFSPRKNVETSRSDAETPKAYRSDMDEYEQEIRHLRNIVRSLRERERSLEVQLLEYYGLKEQETAVMELQNQLKINGMEAKLFSLKIQSLEADNRRLESQVADHAKVVAELEATRAKIKILKKKLRFEAEQNKEQILALKKRVEKFHDSEAADSNSDIQLKLRRIKDLEDEAEELKKSNLKLQLENSELARSLESTQILANSILEDPEAEALKEMSKRLRQENDDLTKEIQQLHVDRCSDVEELVYLRWINACLRYELRNYQPQSGKTVARDLSKSLSPRSEEKAKQLIVEYANTEGFGDKSIDFDSEQWSSSQASFFTDSPEFDDFSVDNSSATKTNTSSKTKLFSKLRRLIQGKDTPYHNQAVSTEKTGYAEDIESPSLFFSSSKSPAAYGGQEGQSNIFATSFHISSKASLDLPRWRSPKEQDTKDLRRAQRHSDVGTPSGYKTFSREGSADFPLKDRSDQDSDSTEKAELVKYAEALVNSRGTTPNVHRKSASAS comes from the exons ATGCACATGCCAAAGGTCTGTAATGTTAATTGCACTTCCAGTGTTTCTCCATGCAGCAAACACGGTGGAGGCAAAGATGGGTTACTCTTACCAGTGTTCAATGAGCTTGTGGAGGAATTTGACTTTGGTGCTGCAAATTCTGGGTTTTCTCCAAGGAAGAATGTCGAAACTTCTAGGTCAGATGCAGAGACTCCCAAAGCATATCGATCAGATATGGATGAATATGAGCAAGAAATCAGACACCTCAGAAACATAGTTAGATCGCTTCGAGAGAGGGAGCGGAGTCTTGAAGTCCAGTTGCTCGAGTACTATGGTCTTAAGGAGCAGGAGACTGCTGTTATGGAGCTCCAAAATCAGTTGAAGATAAACGGTATGGAGGCTAAGCTTTTCTCTCTCAAGATTCAGTCCTTAGAGGCAGATAACCGAAGACTGGAGTCACAAGTGGCCGATCATGCAAAAGTGGTGGCCGAGCTTGAGGCTACTAGGGCAAAAATTAAGATTCTAAAGAAGAAACTCAGATTTGAAGCTGAACAGAACAAAGAACAGATATTAGCTCTGAAGAAAAGAGTAGAGAAGTTTCACGATAGCGAAGCTGCTGATAGTAATTCAGATATTCAATTGAAGTTGAGAAGGATAAAAGATTTGGAGGATGAAGCCGAAGAGTTGAAAAAGTCTAATTTGAAATTGCAACTCGAAAACTCTGAATTGGCACGGAGCCTAGAGTCCACACAAATCCTTGCAAATTCTATCTTGGAAGATCCGGAG GCAGAAGCATTGAAGGAAATGAGTAAGCGTTTAAGACAAGAAAATGATGATTTGACAAAGGAAATTCAGCAACTCCATGTTGATCGGTGTTCTGATGTTGAAGAATTAGTTTACCTCCGGTGGATAAATGCTTGCTTACGCTATGAACTGCGGAATTATCAGCCCCAATCTGGTAAAACGGTGGCAAGGGACTTAAGTAAATCATTAAGCCCAAGATCAGAGGAGAAAGCCAAGCAGCTAATAGTTGAATATGCAAACACTGAAGGATTCGGGGATAAGAGCATTGATTTTGATTCTGAACAATGGTCATCCTCCCAAGCTTCATTTTTCACAGATTCCCCCgagtttgatgacttttctgtcGACAATTCATCTGCTACAAAAACCAACACGTCGAGTAAAACCAAATTGTTTAGCAAGCTTAGGAGACTCATACAGGGAAAAGACACTCCTTATCACAACCAGGCTGTGTCAACAGagaaaactggatatgcagaaGATATCGAGTCTCCATCTCTGTTTTTCAGTTCAAGTAAATCACCAGCAGCTTATGGTGGACAAGAGGGTCAAAGTAACATATTTGCAACTTCGTTTCATATTTCATCAAAAGCTTCTTTAGACCTTCCCCGATGGAGGAGCCCAAAGGAACAGGATACCAAGGATCTACGCAGGGCTCAAAGGCATAGTGATGTGGGAACCCCCTCCGGGTATAAGACCTTCAGCAGGGAAGGTTCTGCGGATTTCCCACTCAAAGATCGATCAGACCAAGACTCAGACTCTACTGAGAAAGCTGAGTTGGTGAAGTATGCAGAAGCTTTGGTAAACTCTCGTGGCACTACCCCGAATGTACACAGAAAATCAGCATCAGCATCTTAG